A genomic stretch from bacterium includes:
- a CDS encoding alcohol dehydrogenase catalytic domain-containing protein, giving the protein MKAIFFSKEKQELAQRDLQTPVPQEKEVLVKTNFLILTQKDLKNVASESEIIPGRFFVGEVIATGSDVKDFAPGDTVSGITTFFCGSCEACKDFEYHLCENPSIPGKDVNGFFAEYLTIKSDFLFKVPPEIPKEKAVFLPLIAELLAYIPEEIKPGSTGIIIASSIEDLFFNNLLLISGFIETALLSTSTRLRTFLKPVLRTHYTEEPTSLFQFFEGYGEKPDYAFDLTGNLPLLKSILQILKPNATLFLAEKLLNGSNENIPQTGTFKIRIKNLLPIKYRISYAIKILQAHAIQPEDFITHIFNLDDFQKISKILLQELSLIKVKM; this is encoded by the coding sequence ATGAAAGCGATATTCTTCTCGAAAGAGAAGCAAGAACTCGCACAGAGGGATCTTCAGACTCCCGTCCCGCAAGAAAAGGAAGTACTTGTAAAAACAAATTTTCTGATTTTAACCCAGAAGGACCTTAAAAATGTTGCTTCGGAAAGCGAGATAATACCCGGTAGATTTTTCGTAGGAGAAGTAATAGCTACAGGAAGCGATGTTAAAGATTTTGCTCCGGGCGATACAGTTAGTGGGATTACCACTTTCTTTTGTGGTTCTTGCGAAGCCTGTAAAGATTTTGAATACCATCTCTGTGAGAACCCATCAATTCCAGGAAAGGATGTCAACGGTTTCTTTGCAGAATACCTCACAATTAAATCAGATTTCCTTTTTAAAGTCCCGCCCGAGATACCAAAAGAGAAGGCGGTTTTCTTACCATTGATCGCTGAACTCCTTGCATACATACCGGAGGAAATTAAACCGGGATCAACCGGGATCATAATCGCAAGCAGTATAGAAGATTTATTCTTTAACAATCTTTTACTTATCTCAGGCTTTATAGAAACCGCTTTGCTATCAACTTCAACCCGCCTAAGAACCTTTTTAAAACCTGTCCTTAGAACTCATTACACAGAAGAACCTACCAGCCTCTTCCAATTTTTTGAAGGATATGGAGAAAAACCAGACTACGCTTTTGATTTAACAGGGAATTTACCTTTGTTGAAGAGCATTTTACAAATCTTAAAACCCAATGCAACTTTATTCCTTGCTGAAAAACTTTTAAACGGGAGCAATGAAAACATACCGCAAACTGGGACATTCAAAATAAGAATAAAAAATCTTCTTCCAATCAAATACAGAATTTCGTATGCCATCAAAATTTTACAGGCCCACGCCATCCAACCTGAAGACTTCATCACCCACATTTTCAACCTTGACGATTTTCAAAAAATTTCTAAGATTTTACTGCAAGAACTTTCCTTAATAAAGGTAAAAATGTAG
- a CDS encoding MBL fold metallo-hydrolase codes for MEISFLGACGTVTGSMYLITTNKKKKILIDAGVFQGEWEELNHSPLPFDPYEVDYIILTHAHLDHVGRLPKLVKEGFEGRILGTPATLDLARIILMDAAKLQMEEFETQKKRNERKGIETLPPLYELEDAIATMSFFKPISGYDKEIEISDGVTITWRDAGHILGSSFLEMTIDGHKVIFSGDLGNRNKPIIRDPESIKMKDAELVVIESTYGSRNHKGVEESKEELLKALIETLPEGNVVIPSFAIERAQDILYYIREFKESGLLDREVKVFLDSPLAISATNIFRAHKEVFDDEARELLKQKKDLFSFPNLFFTQTKEASMQINNIKNGAIIIAGSGMCTGGRIKHHLKHNLWREECAVVFVGYQAKGTLGRRIVDGEKEVEIYGETIRVNSKIYTINGFSAHADQQEILDWISAVNKNAKIVITHGEESERDVLAQKLEEAGFKDIIKPKLKDIITM; via the coding sequence ATGGAAATTAGCTTTCTTGGAGCCTGTGGAACCGTCACAGGCTCAATGTATCTAATTACTACAAATAAAAAAAAGAAAATCCTTATTGATGCAGGAGTTTTTCAGGGTGAATGGGAAGAATTGAACCATTCCCCACTCCCCTTTGACCCCTATGAAGTTGACTATATTATTTTAACTCATGCCCATTTAGATCACGTTGGGAGGCTTCCCAAACTTGTCAAGGAAGGTTTTGAAGGAAGGATATTGGGAACACCTGCCACCTTAGACCTGGCAAGAATCATTTTGATGGATGCTGCTAAACTTCAAATGGAAGAATTTGAAACACAAAAAAAGAGAAATGAAAGAAAAGGCATTGAAACACTCCCACCTCTCTACGAGCTTGAAGACGCAATAGCCACAATGTCTTTCTTCAAGCCCATAAGTGGTTATGATAAAGAAATTGAGATTTCAGATGGTGTTACCATTACCTGGCGTGATGCGGGCCACATCCTTGGTTCTTCCTTTCTCGAAATGACGATTGACGGTCATAAAGTCATCTTCTCGGGTGACCTCGGTAATCGAAACAAACCCATTATCCGAGACCCGGAATCCATTAAAATGAAAGATGCAGAGCTTGTTGTTATTGAATCTACCTACGGTTCAAGAAACCATAAAGGCGTTGAGGAATCAAAAGAAGAATTGCTCAAAGCACTGATTGAAACACTACCTGAAGGTAATGTGGTTATCCCATCCTTTGCTATTGAGAGGGCACAGGACATTTTGTACTACATAAGAGAATTTAAGGAAAGTGGATTATTGGACAGAGAGGTTAAAGTCTTTCTGGACAGTCCACTGGCTATATCCGCCACCAACATCTTCCGAGCACATAAAGAAGTTTTTGACGACGAAGCCCGTGAACTATTAAAGCAGAAAAAAGATCTATTTAGTTTCCCAAATCTTTTCTTTACGCAGACCAAAGAAGCTTCAATGCAGATAAACAACATAAAAAATGGTGCAATTATCATAGCAGGCTCTGGCATGTGTACAGGGGGAAGAATTAAACACCACCTGAAGCACAACTTGTGGCGTGAGGAATGCGCCGTCGTTTTTGTTGGGTATCAGGCTAAGGGAACACTTGGAAGGAGAATAGTTGATGGTGAAAAGGAAGTAGAAATTTACGGCGAAACTATAAGAGTAAACTCAAAGATATACACAATTAATGGTTTTTCAGCTCATGCAGATCAACAAGAAATTTTAGATTGGATTTCCGCTGTAAACAAAAATGCGAAAATAGTAATAACCCATGGGGAAGAGTCGGAAAGGGACGTGCTGGCCCAAAAACTGGAAGAGGCTGGATTCAAAGATATTATAAAGCCAAAGTTAAAAGACATAATAACAATGTAA
- a CDS encoding iron-sulfur cluster assembly protein: protein MDLKEEIIKKLKEVYDPEIPVDIYNLGLIYGIEINGNNVHILMTLTAPGCPLANVLPQEVKEKLSEIPGIGNVEVEITWEPAWTPEMITEEGKEKLRSFGYNV from the coding sequence ATGGATTTAAAAGAAGAGATCATAAAAAAATTGAAGGAAGTGTACGATCCGGAAATCCCGGTGGATATTTATAATTTGGGTCTCATCTACGGCATCGAAATTAATGGCAATAATGTTCATATTTTAATGACCCTTACTGCACCCGGATGCCCGCTGGCAAATGTTCTCCCACAGGAAGTAAAGGAAAAACTCTCCGAAATTCCCGGTATCGGCAACGTGGAAGTTGAAATCACCTGGGAACCTGCCTGGACACCAGAGATGATAACGGAAGAGGGAAAAGAGAAATTAAGAAGCTTTGGATACAATGTCTGA
- a CDS encoding amidohydrolase, giving the protein MSDKIILKGRFILIDSENFVEDGFIAISGNLIEKTGKAEDLKENPEYRIYDFKDAIICPGFINTHTHAAMVGMRGMADDLPLKTWLEKYIWPTELKLVNRDFIEKAIPLALAEMIASGTTTFVDMYFFQDKTAEIAISTGIRAVLGEGLIDGPTPAFDSPQKVLEFTESFIKNYAKNEYIFPAVAPHAPYSTGKETLLKSKEISEKYGVPLLIHVAETQWEFNEIKARYGAYPFEYLDKIGFLSEKVIAAHSIWVENREFEVIKRNNVSISHNPESNAKLASGIAPVQEFLDFGINVSLGTDGACSNNNLDIIEEMRTASFLQKIKYMNPESLSARKVFKMATENGAIAIGLGDKLGTLRPGKWADITIISLSSPHMYPVFDPYSHLVYVAKSSDVLATIINGKFIYEKGEYKTLDIEKVKKEIKEIEDLAKRMIFNGN; this is encoded by the coding sequence ATGTCTGACAAGATAATCCTTAAAGGCCGATTCATTCTCATCGATTCAGAAAATTTTGTTGAAGATGGCTTTATAGCCATAAGCGGAAATCTCATTGAGAAAACGGGAAAAGCTGAGGATTTAAAAGAAAATCCTGAATACAGAATTTACGATTTCAAGGATGCAATTATCTGCCCCGGCTTTATCAACACCCATACCCACGCCGCGATGGTCGGTATGCGGGGTATGGCCGATGACCTCCCCCTTAAAACATGGTTAGAAAAATACATCTGGCCAACGGAATTGAAGCTGGTAAATAGGGATTTCATTGAAAAAGCCATACCTCTTGCCCTTGCAGAGATGATCGCCTCAGGAACTACGACCTTCGTGGATATGTACTTCTTTCAGGACAAAACCGCTGAGATTGCAATAAGCACAGGAATCAGGGCTGTACTTGGTGAAGGTTTAATAGATGGGCCAACACCAGCCTTTGATTCCCCACAAAAAGTTTTAGAATTTACCGAATCCTTCATCAAAAATTATGCAAAAAACGAATACATTTTTCCCGCCGTTGCCCCCCACGCTCCCTACTCCACAGGTAAAGAAACCCTTTTAAAATCTAAAGAAATTTCCGAGAAATACGGCGTACCTTTACTTATACATGTGGCAGAGACCCAGTGGGAATTTAACGAAATAAAGGCCCGATATGGAGCCTATCCCTTTGAGTATCTTGATAAGATAGGGTTTCTTTCGGAAAAGGTAATTGCAGCCCATTCTATCTGGGTTGAAAACAGGGAATTTGAAGTAATTAAGAGAAACAATGTGAGTATTTCGCACAACCCAGAAAGTAACGCTAAACTTGCATCAGGAATTGCGCCAGTGCAGGAATTCTTAGATTTCGGAATTAACGTATCCTTAGGAACCGACGGTGCCTGTTCCAACAATAACTTAGACATAATTGAGGAAATGCGCACTGCCTCTTTTCTTCAGAAAATCAAGTATATGAACCCTGAAAGCCTCTCTGCCAGGAAGGTCTTCAAAATGGCAACGGAAAATGGCGCCATCGCAATTGGGTTGGGGGACAAACTGGGTACCCTTAGGCCAGGAAAATGGGCCGATATCACCATAATTTCCCTAAGCAGTCCCCATATGTATCCAGTTTTCGACCCTTACTCACACCTTGTTTACGTCGCAAAATCCTCCGATGTATTAGCTACGATTATAAATGGCAAATTTATCTACGAGAAAGGAGAATACAAAACCCTCGACATCGAAAAAGTCAAGAAGGAGATAAAAGAAATTGAAGACCTCGCCAAAAGGATGATCTTTAATGGAAATTAG
- a CDS encoding Mrp/NBP35 family ATP-binding protein codes for MATFKEVYSKLTGLKDPITGETLFKLGIIKDISLSGETLSLTLIASETEMEEFEKMVKEAVQEFDLKDIKINKIIKKIERPNLQRREKARGKKIEGVKKVIAIGSGKGGVGKSTVAANLASALMKKGLKVGLFDGDIYGPSISRMFGIDGLAPLVENNKMLPVERFGLKIMSMGQLVEEETPILWRGPLIHKAYEQFFYDTYWAPLDILVIDLPPGTGDAQLSAIQLVNLDGAVIVTTPQDVSLIEVKKAINMFRKSNVEVLGVVENMSYFICPHCSNITYIFGQGGAQKLKETMEVEIIGQIPLYPAISTSGDEGVPIVLQDENGNSKIVEAFLELAEKIIAKLEL; via the coding sequence ATGGCAACCTTTAAAGAAGTATATTCAAAACTTACCGGTTTAAAAGACCCTATCACAGGTGAAACTCTCTTCAAACTTGGAATAATCAAAGACATATCACTTTCTGGTGAAACCCTATCCCTGACCTTAATCGCCTCTGAAACTGAGATGGAAGAGTTTGAAAAAATGGTAAAAGAGGCGGTGCAAGAATTCGACCTAAAAGATATTAAGATCAACAAAATCATCAAAAAAATTGAAAGACCTAACCTCCAAAGGCGTGAAAAGGCAAGGGGTAAGAAAATTGAAGGAGTAAAGAAAGTCATAGCAATTGGAAGTGGAAAGGGTGGAGTCGGAAAATCTACTGTTGCAGCCAATCTCGCCTCAGCCCTTATGAAAAAAGGATTGAAAGTGGGGCTCTTTGATGGTGATATCTACGGACCTTCAATATCCAGAATGTTTGGTATAGATGGATTGGCCCCATTAGTTGAAAATAACAAAATGCTACCGGTTGAAAGATTCGGGTTAAAAATAATGTCTATGGGACAGCTTGTGGAGGAGGAGACACCCATCCTTTGGAGAGGCCCGCTCATTCACAAGGCTTACGAGCAATTCTTTTACGATACTTACTGGGCACCTCTTGATATTCTGGTAATTGACCTTCCCCCGGGCACCGGAGATGCACAGCTAAGTGCAATTCAGCTTGTAAATCTTGACGGTGCTGTCATAGTAACAACTCCTCAAGATGTCTCTCTCATAGAAGTCAAAAAGGCTATAAACATGTTCAGAAAGTCTAACGTTGAGGTCTTAGGAGTGGTGGAAAACATGAGTTATTTCATCTGTCCTCACTGTTCTAACATAACCTACATTTTCGGTCAGGGGGGCGCGCAAAAGCTGAAAGAAACTATGGAAGTAGAGATAATTGGTCAAATTCCATTATACCCAGCTATAAGCACCAGTGGGGACGAGGGGGTCCCGATCGTATTACAAGATGAAAATGGAAACTCGAAGATTGTCGAGGCTTTCCTCGAACTGGCCGAAAAAATAATAGCGAAACTGGAATTATGA